The window GATGGGGCAATTCCCCCAGATCGGGAGGATTCGCCCGGCATTCGCCGGCATCTCGAGCACCCAACTGACCGTCATCCTGAGTAAGGACTTCCCCACGTCTGGATGAGATGTCGGCGGGCTTGGGGAGCGCGTGACCGGACCGTTTCGCACCCTGCGGTAGAACTCGTCAGGTGCCCGCCGTCCCCCACACCTGCCCGCTCTGCGAGGCCAGTTGTGGGTTGCTGGTCAGCGTGGACGACGACGGGTCCGTCCTGGAGATCCGGGGAGACCCGGACGACGTCCTGTCCCAGGGCTTTCTGTGCCCCAAGGGCGTCGCGGTCAAGAGCCTCCACACCGACCCCGACCGCCTGCGCACGCCGATGGTCCGCTGGGGCGGGATGCTCCGCGAGGCGACCTGGACGGAGGCCTTCGACGAGATCGCGCACCGACTCCCGGCGCTGCAGGAGCGGCACGGGCGGGACTGCATCGCGGTCTTCTCCGGCGTCTCCGCCGACCACGCGCTCGGGCCGCTGCTCTACACCGAGTCGCTGATTCAGGCCCTCGGCACGCGGAACGTCTTCTCGGCGGCGTCGCTGAACTCGCGGCCGCGGCACGTGGTCTCCGGGATGCTCTACGGCAACCCGTTCACGACGCCGGTGCCGGACATCGACCGCAGCGACTTCGTGATCATGATCGGCGCGAACCCGGTCGTCTCGAACGGCAGCATGCTGACCGCGCCGGACCTGCGCTCGAAGCTGCGCGCGCTGCGGCGCCGCGGCGGGCGCATCGTCGTTGTGGACCCGCGGCGCACCGAGTCCGCCGACGGCGCCGACGAGCACCTGCGCGTCCGGCCCGGCACCGACGGGCTGCTGCTGCTCGCGATGCTGAACGTCCTGCTCACCGAGGGGCTGGTGAACCTCGGCGACCTCGCGGACTTCGTCGACGGCGTCGACGGGATCGCGTCCCTGGCCGAGGGCATCACGCCCGAACGCGTCGAGCGGCGCACCGAGGTCGACGCGGGGAGCATCCGCCGGGTCGTGCGGGAGTTCGCGCGGGCGGACGCCGGCGTCGTCTACGGGCGGATCGGGGCGTCGACGACGTCGTTCGCGACGGTGACGACGTGGCTGATCGACGTCCTCAACGTGCTGACCGGCAACCTCGACCGCCCCGGCGGCGCGATGTTCCCCCAGCCCGGCCACGGCGGGCTGCCGAACTCGCCGCGCAAGGGCGTGCCGCCGGAGCCGTTCACCCTCGACGGGCCGCGCAGCCGGGTGAGCCGGCGGCCGGTCCTGCTCGGCGAGGTGCCGGCGGCGGCGCTCGCCGAGGAGATCGACACCCCGGGTTTCGGTCAGGTCCGCGGCCTGATCACGATCGGCGGCAACCCGGCGCGGTCGATCCCGAACTCCAAGCGGCTGTACGCGGCGCTGAACTCGCTCGACCTGATGATCAGCGTCGACACGTACCTGAACGAGACCTCCGCCCTCGCGGACGTCGTGCTGCCGGTGCCGTCGATTCTCGAGCGGTCGCACTACGAGCTGATCCACTACAACTACGCGTACCGCAACGTCGCGAAGTACTCGCCGCCGGTGCTGGACCTGCCGATCGGCATGTACCCGGAGTGGGAGACGATCGCCCGCCTCGCGCTGATCGCGGCGAACGGGTCGTACGAGGGTGTCGAGGAGTTCGACGACCGACTCGCTGCCGCGCTCGCGGTGCGCGAGGGGATTCCGCTCGACCAGGTCGGCGAGGGTCTGCGCGGCCCGGAGCGGTTGCTCGACATCCTGCTGCAGGCGGGGGAGTACGGGCTGACGATGGAGCACCTGCAGCTGAGTCCGAACGGGCTCGAGCTCGGGGATCTCGAGCCACGGCTGCCGGAGGCGTTGCTGACCGAGGACCGCCGCATCCATCTCGCGCCCCAAGAGTTTCTGACGGATGCTCAGCGAGTGCGGGCGCTGCTCGACGCCCCTGCCGGTGAAGGGATGCTGCTTGTCGGCCGGCGGCACCTGCGGTCGAAGAACTCGTGGCTGCACAACCTCTCGGCGATGGTCACCGGGCCGCGGCGGTGCACGTTGCAGGTCAACGAGGAGGACGCTTACCGTCTGGGCCTGCGCAACGGCGGCCGCGCGCTCGTGACCTCCGCCGCGGGCCGCCTCGTCGCCAGCGTCGAGATCACCGACGAGGTCCTTCCCGGCGTCGTCTCCCTGCCGCACGGCTGGGGCCACGACGAGCCTCAGGCCCGCATGACCGTCGCGGCCGAGCGGCCGGGCGTCAACGTCAATCTCCTGACCGACGACGCCGACATCGACCCGCTCACCGGCAATGCGGTCTTCAACGGCGTCCGCGTCACCGTCGTCGCCCATGCCGGCGACGCCCCCGACGAGGAACAGCCCATGCCCAACCGCCGCCAGGGCTTCGAGCGGCGCCGCACCCCCCGCGGCCCCGGGGGCATCGGCCCCGAGTCCTTCGGCCCCGCCTGATGATTTCTGGTTTATATAACGAGCAGCTCATATAGTAGCGCCATGGAAGCGTTCGACGTGCTCGGGGACCCGGTGCGGCGACGGATCCTGGAGCTGCTCGCCGGCGGGGAGCGGACGGCCGGGGAGGTCGTCGCGGTGATCGCCGCGGAGTTCGGGTTGACGCAGCCCGCGGTGTCGCGGCAGCTGCGGATCCTGCGTGAGAGCGGGTTCGCGGTCGTCCGGCCCGAGGGGACGCGGCGGTTGTACGCGCTGCAGGACGCCGGGCTCCGGGACGTCGAGGCCTGGCTCGGACGCCTGCGCGCCAAGTGGGAACAGCGCCTGGACGCCCTCGGCACCGAGCTGGCTCGCGGCCGTCGCCAACGTCGCACGACCCCGGAGGAGACATCGTGAAGGACCTGATCGCCGAGCTGAACACCGTCGCGCGCCGCGTCGAGCGGGAGGGCGACCACGCCGGGCCCGGGCAGGAGGGAGACGTTTACGTCGTCGAACTCACGCGCACCTACGACGCCGATCCCGCGGACGTCTGGGAGGCGATCACCAACCCCGAGCGGATCGTCCGGTGGTTCGCCAAGGTGAGCGGGGACCTGCGTCGCGGTGGGCGCTACGCGATCGAGGGCAATGCCTCGGGCGCGATCACCGAGTGCGACCCGCCCGCGCGCCTCGCACTCGACTGGGAGTTCGGCGACACGACCAGCTGGGTCACCGTCGACCTCGCGCCGGTCGCCGGCGACCGCTGCGAGCTCCGGCTGCGCCACCGGCACGTCCGGGACGAGCACTGGGTGACCTACGGTCCCGGCGCGACCGGCGTCGGTTGGGACCTCTCGCTGCTCGGCCTCGCCTGGCACCTCGAAGGCGGGGAGCGCGGCGAGGACACCGCCGCCGCCTTTCTGGCCCACCCCGAGGGCCGCGACTTCATCCGCGGCGCCGCGACGTCCTGGGGCGAGGCCCATCAGGCCGCCGGCGCCCCTGCCGAGGTCGCCACCCGCTCCGCCCAGGCCACCGCCGACGCCTTCGCCCCGCCCGCCTGACCCCGCCTGTGGAAAAGAAAGGGTGACACCCCTTACTGCGCAGTAAGGGGTGTCACCCTTTCTGGACGTCGGCCGGTGGAAAAGAAGGGGTGTCACCCCTGGTGAAACGAGTGGGGTCGTTGGGGCCGTTGGGGTCGGTGCGGGTGGGTCAGGAGTCGAGGGCCCAGCGGACGGCCTCGACCCAGCCGAGGCCGTTCTCGCCCTGACAGACCGTCAGGTTGTCGGGGACGCCGTGCTCGACGACATGGGCGCCGTTCGCGGTGAGGAAGAACCGCCGGACGAACGGGGCCATCTCGAGGTCGCTGCGGGAGTCGCCGATCGCGATCGCCTGATCCGGCGTCAGACCGCGACGGGCGAGGTCGGCGGCGATGCCGGTTCCCTTGGTGATGCCGTCGGCCATCAGGTGGTAGACGTGCAGCTGGTGGCCGTCGGGGGTCAGGCCGGCGGCGGCGGGGAGCCGGCCGTTGTCGTGCAGCCGCAGCCACGGCAGGTCCCGCTCGGCGAGCCACTTCTCGACCTCGGCGACGTCGGCGCGGCCACGGAGCATCACGTCCGCCTCGTGGCCGAGGTGCCAGGGGTCGTAGAGCTCGAGCTGGCCGGGGAAGGCCGCCGCGATCTCCTCGACCAGCCCGATCTCCATGACGACGTCGTAGAGATTGCCGTCGAACTCGGGCGGCATGGCGCCGCGGAGGACCTCGTGCTCGATGCCGTAGCGCCAGCCGATGACGGCGCCGAGCTCGCCGACGAACCCGTCCGCGCCGAAGATGCGCGCGGCCTCGGAGAGCTGCAGGCGCGTCCGCCCCGACACCAGCACGAGCGTGACGTCCGCGCGCAGCAGGTCGTGCAGCGCCGCCGCGGGTTCGAGGGTCGGCTCCAGGTCCGCGCGTCGCAGGAAGCAACCCCGCGCCCCGACCATCGTGCCGTCCAGGTCGCTGTAGACGATCCGAATGCTCACGCCGTACGGGTCCTCGCGTCCAGGACGGCGCGGTGCGCGCGGTACTCGGGCAACGTCATCACCGGCGGCCGTTCGCGCCCGGTCACGTCGTGGGTCGCGACCTCGATCTCGCCGTCGATGCGCGTGAACTGCGTCAGCGTCGCCGGCGGCGCGGGGTGCGCCCGGCCGGGGACCGATCGCCCGAACCGCGCGGACGCCGCCTGCCAGATCTGCGCGGCCATGCGCCCGAGCGCGGCGTCGTCCTGGTGCCGGTGGTGCCGGCTGCCGAGGTCGACCTGCGCGATCGCGTCGAGCCCGCGCAGCGCGAGGGTGTCGACGAGCAGCGCGATCTCGACGCCGTAGCCGCACGGGAACGGCAGCTGTTCGAGCAGCTCGCGGCGGGCGGCGTACTCGCCCGCGAGCGGCTGGACGACGCCCGCGAGCTCCGGCCAGTGCAGGTTCAGCAGCGGCCGCGCGACGAGTTCGGTGACGCGTCCCCCACCGGCGGGCAGCACCGAGCCGCCGTTGGTCAGCGGCCGGTCGTAGAGGCCCTTGACGAGCGCGACGTCCGGGTCCGCGAGCAGCGGTCCGAGCAGCCCGACGACGATCTCGGGCCGGAACCGCTCGAGGTCCGCGTCGACGAACACGACGAGGTCGCCGGTGCTCACGAGCAGTGACCGCCAGAGCACCTCGCCCTTGCCCGGGACGGACGGGATCCGCGGCAGGACGTCGTCGCGGGGGACGACGCGCGCCCCGGCGGCGAAGGCCCGCTCCGCGGTGCGGTCGGTGCTGCCGGAGTCGATCACCAGCAGCTCGTCGACCAGCGGGGTCCGCTCGACGAGTTCGCGGCCGATCGCCTCGACGATCGCGCCGACCGTCGCCTCCTCGTTGAGCGCGGGGAGGACGACGCTCACCGTGACGTCCGCCGCATTTTTCGCGGCCAGCACCTGCGTCGGTGACCAGTCCGCGAGCCCGCTGGTGCGGCGCTCGAACCACTCCCTGACCTGGGCCTGCACGCCGCTCCTCGCCGCTCGCGCTCCGTCCTGCCGGGCCGTCTACCCGACAGGGCACTCTCCATCTTCGTCTACGATGAACACCACAACTGAACACGCTCATCCAGAGGGGCTGAGAGATACGGCTCGGTGAAGCCCCGGCAACCACCCGCTAACTCCGCCGCGATCCGTTCGGATCCGGTGCGCGGGAGACGGTGCCAACTCCGTCCCGGTCGTGAATCCGCCGCCGGGGAAGATGAGGAGAGGAACTCCCTAGCCATGACGTCTGCACCCCCGGCCCCCCGTCTCCTGGGCAGTGCCACCGGCCTGAGCTGTCGCGAATGCGGCTCCGCCTACGAGATCGGCCCCCTCTACGCCTGCGGCGAGTGTTTCGGCCCGCTCGAGGTCGCGTACGACTTCCCGACGATCACGCGCGCCACCATCGAGGCCGGCCCCACCAACATCTGGCGCTACAAGGACCTGCTCCCGGTCCCGTCCCACGTCGCCGAGACCAAGACGCTCGACCCGGGCTGGACGAAGCTGATCCGCGCCGACAACCTCGCCGCCGAGCTCGGCATGAAGCGGCTGTGGGTGAAGGACGACTCCGGCAACCCGACGCACTCGTTCAAGGACCGCGTCGTCGCCGTCGCGCTGGCCGCGGCCCGCGAGCTCGGCTTCACCGTCCTCGCCTGCCCGTCGACCGGCAACCTGGCCAACGCCGTTGCCGCGGCCGCCGCCCGCGCCGGCATCAAGTCGGTCGTGATGATCCCGGCCGACCTCGAGCAGCAGAAGATCCTCACGACCGCCGTCTACGCGGGCACGCTGCTCGCCGTCGAGGGCAACTACGACGACGTCAACCGCCTCGCCTCCGAACTCGCCGGCGAGGAGGAGGACTGGGCGTTCGTGAACGTCAACGTCCGCCCGTACTACGCCGAGGGTTCGAAGACGCTCGGGTACGAGGTCGCCGAGCAGCTCGGCTGGCGCATCCCGCCGCAGACGGTCATCCCGATCGCGTCCGGCTCGCAGCTGACGAAGGTCGACAAGGCCTACACCGAGTTCGCGAAGCTCGGCTTGGTCGAGGAGACGCCGTACAAGATCTTCGGCGCCCAGGCGACCGGGTGCTCCCCGGTCTCGGTGGCGTTCAAGGACGGCCGCGACTTCGTCGCCCCGGTCCGGCCCGACACCATCGCCAAGTCGCTCGCGATCGGCAATCCGGCCGACGGTCCGTACGTGCTCGACGTCTGCCGGCGCACCGGTGGCACGGTCGAGGACGTCTCCGACGACGAGGTCGTCGAGGGCATGAAGCTCCTCGCCCGGACCGAGGGCATCTTCGGCGAGACTGCGGGCGGTGTCACGATCGCGACGCTGCGCAAGCTCCTCGCGACCGGCCAGCTCGATCCGGACGTCGAGACCGTCGTGTTCAACACCGGTGACGGGCTCAAGACGCTCGACGCGATCGCCGCCCACGTCGGGCCGACCGCCACCATCAAGCCGACGATGGCGTCGTACCGCTCCGCCGGGATCTGACGCGGGGTCGCGGGCGGCTCCGGGCGTCCGAAGCGGGCTCACTCTCGCGTGCGAAACCTCTGTTCTGGGCTTGTGCTGAACGCTAATGTCAGCGGCGTCACATCAAGTTCAGCTCGGCACCAGGAGAGACCGATGCCTCAAGGCACCGTCAAATGGTTCAACGCGGAGAAGGGTTACGGCTTCATCGCGGTCGACGGTGGCGCGGACGTGTTCGTGCACTACTCGGCAATTCAGGCTGATGGTTACCGCTCCCTCGACGAGGGCCAGCGGGTCGAGTTCGAGATCGCCCAGGGCGCCAAGGGCCCCCAGGCGGACGCGGTTCGCGCCATCGCCTAGATCGAACCTGTAAGGCCGGGATTCGTCCCGGAGGTCCGCCGGTCGTCTGTACGGTGTCCAGATGTCCACGGACGACTCAAGTCTGCCCGGCTCCGACGGCGAGCACGCAGCCCAGGAGCGCTGGGACGCGGTCGATCGGGCCCGCACGTTCTACGACCGTCAGATGCTCGACCACCTCAACGAGGCCATGCGCGAGTTCATCGCGCGCCAGGAGATGGTCTTTCTCGCCACCGCCGACGCCCGCGGTGAGTGCGACTCCTCGTTCCGGGCCGGTGAGCCCGGCTTCGTCGTCGCGCTCGACGAGCGGACGCTCGTCTACCCCGAACTGCGCGGCAACGGCGTCTACGCCAGCCTCGGCAACATCACCGAGAACGCCCACGTCGGGCTGATGTTCGTCGACTTCTTCGACGATCTGATCGGGCTTCACGTCAACGGTGCCGCCACGATCCTCGAGCATGAGGACCTCCTCGCCGACGAGCGCGTGACGGTCCCGCTGCTGGAGATGCTGACCCGTCAGGGCGGCCGCCGGCCGGAGCGCTGGGTCGCGGTGCACGTCCACGAGGCGTACATCCACTGCTCGAAGCACATCCCACGCCTGGCGAAGCTGGACCGTCAGCTCGACTGGGGCACCGACGACACCAAGCGCAAGGGCGGGGACTACTTCAAAGTCGGCGAGACCAAGCGCGAGGCGTCCCCGAACGTCGAAGCCTGACTCCCTGCCAGATGAGGGTCCCTCACCCGGCGGCGCGCGCCAGCACCGACCGGGCGAACGCGACGGCCTGGGGTCCGGTGGGAACGGGCCCGTCCCCGTCCGGTCGGCCGGTCAGCGGTGACGGCCTCCCGGCGGCGACCAGCGCCCGGTGGACGGTGCCGGCCGCCTCGTCCGCCCCGATCCGGGCCAGTAAGCGCGCGACGTAGCGCAGGTTGAGCCACTGCTGGGTCCAGTCGCCGACGCGGTCCCAGTGGTCGAGCACGGCGAGGAAGGCCCGGGCCGCCGCGGCCGGGTCGCCGTGCACCCCGCGGGTGGCGGCGGCCTCCATCAGGGCGATGCCCTCCCACCAGAAGTTGTGCACCTCCGCGGCGAGACGCGCGGCCTCGTCGAACCGGGCCAGGGCGAGTTGCGGCTCCGACTTCTTCTGCACGAGCCCGAGGGCGTACTGGCCCATCGATCGGGCGGTCGGGTTCCCGCACCGCTCGGCGACCTCGACGCTCTCCTCGGCCGCCACGCGCCCGGCCTCCGGGTTCCGGAGCACGGCGGAACACACCGCCAGGTAGTACAGCGTCCACACCAGGCGGACGGGCTCACCCGTCTCCCGAGCCCGGGCGCACTCGGCCTCGTAGTGCCGGCGGGCGAACTCGGCGTCGCCCTCGACGAGCGCGACGTCGGCCCGCACGTCGACGGCGTACGCGACGCGGGCGGTGCCCGGCGCGGGGACGCGGTCCTCGGCCAGTCCGGCCGGGGCCCGCGCCCGCCCGAGCGCGCCCTTGTTCCAGGCCGCGCGGGCGGCGGCGCCGACGGCGACGACGTAGAGCGGGTGGGCGGGGTCGGCGAAGCTCAGTGCGCGCTCGGCCCACTCGCCGGACTCGAAGCCGACGCGGACGTGGAGGACCTCCGGCGTCGCGGCGACGATGCGCAGCGCGAGGTCGGCGTCCCCGGTCCGCTCGGCGTACCCGAACGCGACGCGGAAGTTGTCCGAGTCGGGCAGGACGCGCTCGATCCACTCCCGCTCGGCCGGACCGTGCGCGCCGCGCGCGGCACGGTTCGCGAGGTCGGCGTAGTACTCGGCGTGCCGGCGGGCGAGGTCGGCGGCGGCGCCGTCCTCTCGGATTCGGTCGCGCCCGAACGCGCGCAGGGTCTCCAGGACGCGGTAGCGCGTCCGCCGCGTGGCGCCGTTGGTGACGACCATCGACCGGTCCACGAGCGCGGTCAGGGCGTCGAGCGTGTGAAGGTCCGAGCCGCCGGGCTGGCCGCAGACGCCGTGCGCGGCCTCGAGGTCGAAGCCGCCCGCGAACACCGAGAGCCGCCGGAACAGGTCACGCTCGGGCGGGGCGAGCAGGTCGTAGGACCAGCCGATCGCCGCGTCGAGGCTGCGGTGGCGCGGTTCGGCGGCCCGTGGGCCGCCCGAGAGCAGACCGCCGGCGTCGAGTCGCTCGGCGATCTCCACCGCGCTCATCGCGCCGGTCCGGGCGGCCGCGAGCTCGATCGCGAGCGGAAGCCCGTCGAGGCGCCCGCAGATCCCCGTCACCGCGGCGGCGACGTCCGGGTCGTCGGCGGGGAAGTCCGGTCGCTGCGCCCGGGCCCGGTGGGCGAACAGCTCGGCGGCGTCCGCCGCCGACAGGGCGGGGACGGGCCAGACCTGCTCGCCGTCGACGCCGAGGCGTTCGCGGCTCGTCGCGAGGACGGAGACGTCGGGGCAGTGGGCCAGGAGCCGGGCCGCGAGGGCGGCGGCGGAGTCCAGGACGTGCTCGCAGTTGTCGAGGATCAGCAGTAACCGACGGGTGCTCAGATACTCGACGACCCGCTCCTCGATGCTGAGCCCGGCGCGCTGCCGGATCCCGAGCGCGGCGGCTACGGCGTGCCCGATCGGGCTGCCGTCGGAGAGCGGCGCGAGTTCGCACAGCCAGACCCCGTCGGGCGCGGCGTCGCGGTCCCGGGCGGCCGCCTGCAACGCCAGGCGCGACTTGCCGACGCCCCCGGGCCCGGTGATGGTCACCAACGGCGCCTTGGCCAGCGCCTCCCGGACGGCCTCGACCTCGGCACCGCGGCCGATGAACGAGGTCGCCCGGCGAGGGAGGTTTCCCGGGGCCGGGCGGGCCGGGGTCAGTGCGGGGTCCTGCTCCAGGATCCGCAGGTACAGCGACCGCGCGGGTTCGGAGGGCTCGACGCCCATCTCCTCGTCGAGCCGTTCGCGCAGCGCGTGGAAGGCGGCGAGGGCGTCGGACTGCCGGCCGGCCGCGTAGAGCGCCTGCATCAGCTGCACCGCGGGTCGTTCCCGGTTCGGGAAGCGCCGGACGGTCGCCTCCAGATCGGCGACGGCCTCGGACCCGCGGCCGAGCGCGAGCAGGGCGTCGACCCGCTCCTCCTCGGCCGTCCGGCGCAGTTCGGCGAGCCGCGCCGCCTCGGCCTCGGCGAAGTCGCGGTCGGCGAACTCGGCGAGGGCGTCGCCCCGCCACAGGGCGAGCGCGCGGTCGTAGAGCTCCAGCGCGTCGGCGGGTTCGGCCGTCCGGGCCGCCGCGATCACCCGTTCGGCCTCGGCCACGTCGTACTCGCCCTCCTCGACGCACAGCACGTAGCCGCCGGCGCGGAAGTCCAGCCGGCTCGCGTCGTCGAGCACGCCGCGGATGCGCGAGACGTGCGCCCGCAGCGCGCTCGCGGCCCCGGGCGGGACTTCGTCGCCCCAGACGGCGTCGGCCAGGGCGTCCGTGGGGACGACCGTCCCGCGGCGCAGCAGCAGCGCCGTGATCAACGCGCGCGGCTTCGGGCCCCCGACGCCGACGACCTGACCATCCATCAGCAGGTCGAGCGGGCCGAGCACGCGGAAGAACATGCGCCGTTCCTCCGACGGGTCAGGGTGTCAGTCGATTGCAACGCGGGTGCAAGCCGGTGGCGTGAGCGTAGGGCCCGTTCACCGCCAGACGCGATCAGTAAAAGACGCGACCACCCCAGAGGACACCACCACCATGACTGCAACGCTCCCGAGCCAGACACCGGCCGACGCCGCGGCGGCGGACGCCGCGCTCAAGGCCAAGCACCGGGCCCTGTGGGCCTCCGGCGACTATGCCGCCGTCGCGGCGGAGGTCATCCCCTCCCTCGGTGCGGCCCTCGTCCGCCGCACCGGCATCACGGCGGGCACCCGCGTGCTCGACGTCGCCGCGGGCAGCGGCAACGCCTCGATCCCGGCGGCGCTGGCCGGGGCGTCGGTCACCGCCTCCGACCTGACGCCCGAACTGTTCGACGCCGGCCGCATCGCCGCCCGGGCCGCGGGCGTGGAGCTCGCGTGGGTCGAGGCCGACGCGGAGCACCTGCCGTTCGCGACCGGCGAGTTCGACGCCGCGATCTCCTGCGTCGGCGTCATGTTCGCGCCGCACCATCAGCAGGCGGCCGACGAGCTGCTCCGCGTCGTGCGCCCCGGCGGGCGGATCGGCGTCCTGTCCTGGACCCCGACCGGTTTCATCGGCGAGATGTTCGCGGCGATGAAGCCGTTCGCCCCGCCCCCGCCCGGGGCCTCCCCGGCCCCGCTGTGGGGCGACGAGGCCCACGTCCGCGCGCTGTTCGGCGACCGGGTCACCGGCGTCGAGGCCCACCGCGAGCACCTCGACGTCACCCGGTTCCGCGACGCGGTGAGCTTCCGCGAGTACTTCAAGGCCTGCTACGGCCCGACGATCGCGGTCTACAAGGCCAACGCCGAGCACCCGGACCGCATTGCGGCCCTCGACGCCGCCCTGGTTGAACTCGCGTCGCGGCACCTCGCGACCTCAGTCGGCCCCGGCATGCAGTGGGAGTACCTCACGGTGACCGCGACCCGGGCCTGAGCCCGCCGTCAGGCGAGGCAGGGGCCGCTCAGCTCGAGCCCGACGAGCAGGAGCCCGGTCAGGGCGACAGCGGCCGCGGCGATCAGCACGACTCCGCTGAGGAACCGGCG of the Sporichthya polymorpha DSM 43042 genome contains:
- a CDS encoding class I SAM-dependent methyltransferase, whose protein sequence is MTATLPSQTPADAAAADAALKAKHRALWASGDYAAVAAEVIPSLGAALVRRTGITAGTRVLDVAAGSGNASIPAALAGASVTASDLTPELFDAGRIAARAAGVELAWVEADAEHLPFATGEFDAAISCVGVMFAPHHQQAADELLRVVRPGGRIGVLSWTPTGFIGEMFAAMKPFAPPPPGASPAPLWGDEAHVRALFGDRVTGVEAHREHLDVTRFRDAVSFREYFKACYGPTIAVYKANAEHPDRIAALDAALVELASRHLATSVGPGMQWEYLTVTATRA